One Streptomyces umbrinus genomic window, CCAGATCCCGGCTCCGGACCAGCGGAGGTCGTACTCATGAGCACGTCGCACGCATCTGCCCGCGAGACGACCGAGGGCACCGTATACACGGTCACCGGCGGCGACTGGGACGAGGTCGTCCAGACCGCGGCGAAGGCCGACGACGAGCGCATCGTCGTCAACATGGGCCCCCAGCACCCGTCCACGCACGGTGTGCTCCGGCTCATCCTGGAGATCGACGGCGAGACGGTCACCGAGGCCCGCTGCGGCATCGGCTATCTGCACACCGGCATCGAGAAGAACCTCGAGTTCCGTACGTGGACACAGGGCACGACCTTCGTGACGCGCATGGACTACCTGACGTCGTTCTTCAACGAGACCGCGTACTGCCTGGCCGTCGAGAAGCTCCTCGGCATCGAGGACCAGATCCCGGACCGCGCCACCATCATCCGGGTGCTCCTGATGGAGCTGAACCGGCTCTCCTCGCACCTGGTGTGCATCGCCACCGGTGGCATGGAGCTCGGCGCCACCACGATCATGATCTACGGCTTCCGTGACCGTGAACTCATCCTCGACATCTACGAGCTGATCACCGGCCTGCGCATGAACCACGCGTACATCCGGCCCGGCGGCCTCGCCCAGGACCTGCCCCCGGGTGCGGTGGACCAGATCCGCGAGTTCGTGAAGAAGATGCAGAAGAACCTTCCCGAGTACGACAAGCTCGCCACCGGGAACCCCATCTTCAAGGCCCGTATGCAGGGCATCGGCCATCTCGACCTGGCCGGCTGCATGGCCCTCGGCGCCACGGGCCCGATCCTCCGCTCGGCCGGCCTGCCGCACGACCTGCGCAAGGCGCAGCCGTACTGCGGCTACGAGACGTACGACTTCGACGTACCGACCACGGACACGTGCGACGCGTACGGGCGCTTCCTGATCCGGCTTGAGGAGATGCGCCAGTCGCTGCGGATCGTCGAGCAGTGCCTGGACCGGCTGCAGCCCGGCCCGGTCATGGTCACCGACAAGAAGATCGCCTGGCCCGCCCAGCTCGCGCTCGGCCCCGACGGACTCGGCAACTCGCTCGACCACATCAAGAAGATCATGGGCACCTCCATGGAGGCCCTGATCCACCACTTCAAGCTGGTGACCGAGGGGTTCCGCGTGCCGCCGGGACAGGCGTACGCGGCCGTCGAGTCGCCGAAGGGCGAACTCGGGGTGCACGTCGTGTCCGACGGAGGCACCCGCCCCTACCGGGTCCACTACCGGGACCCGTCCTTCACCAATCTGCAGGCCATGGCGGCGATGTGCGAGGGCGGCCAGATCGCCGACGTCATCGTCGCCGTCGCGTCCATCGACCCCGTGATGGGAGGCGTCGACCGGTGACCACGACCCCCGAGGGCGTCAGCCTGGGCATGCCCCAACTGCCCGCGCCCGACTACCCGGACGACGTTCGAGCCAGGCTGGAGGCGGACGCGCGCGAGGTCATCGCCCGCTACCCGGACTCCCGGTCCGCCCTCCTGCCGTTGCTGCATCTCGTGCAGTCGGAGGAGGGGCATGTCACGCGCACCGGGCAGCGGTTCTGCGCGGAGATGCTGGACCTGACCACGGCCGAGGTCACCGCCGTCGCGACCTTCTACTCGATGTACCGGCGCAAGCCGAGCGGTGACTACCAGGTGGGCGTCTGCACCAACACCCTGTGCGCGGTCATGGGCGGCGACGCGATCTTCGAGTCGCTGCAGGACCACCTCGGCGTCGGCAACGGCGAGACCACCGACGACGGCCTGGTCACCCTGGAGCACATCGAGTGCAACGCGGCCTGCGACTTCGCGCCGGTCGTGATGGTCAACTGGGAGTTCTTCGACAACCAGACCGTGGCGAGCGCGAAGCGCCTGGTCGACGACCTGCGCGCGGGAACACAGGTCGAGCCGACGCGCGGTGCCCCCCTGTGCACGTTCAAGGACACCGCCCGCATCCTGGCGGGCTTCCCCGACGAGCGCGAGGGCGCGGTCGAGGCGAGCGGCGGCGCGGGCCCCGCCTCGCTGATCGGCCTCCGGCTGGCCAAGGGGGAGACGGGCCCCGCGCGCGTGGTGCACCCGCGAGGGTCCGGTGCTCCCCAGGACGAGCCGCCGCACGACCCGTCCCCGTCCGAGCATCTCAGTTCGCACGACGCACCGCAGGACACGTCGGCCTCCGACCCGTCCCACCCGGCCGGGCCCACTGCCGAGGAGGGGGAGTGATGACCTTGTCCACTCAATACGGGGGCACCTCCCAGCCCGAGGCTGGGGGAGAGACGAGCCCCGAGAAGCTGCTCTCACCGGTGCTGTCCGCCTTCTGGGACGAG contains:
- a CDS encoding NADH-quinone oxidoreductase subunit D, with amino-acid sequence MSTSHASARETTEGTVYTVTGGDWDEVVQTAAKADDERIVVNMGPQHPSTHGVLRLILEIDGETVTEARCGIGYLHTGIEKNLEFRTWTQGTTFVTRMDYLTSFFNETAYCLAVEKLLGIEDQIPDRATIIRVLLMELNRLSSHLVCIATGGMELGATTIMIYGFRDRELILDIYELITGLRMNHAYIRPGGLAQDLPPGAVDQIREFVKKMQKNLPEYDKLATGNPIFKARMQGIGHLDLAGCMALGATGPILRSAGLPHDLRKAQPYCGYETYDFDVPTTDTCDAYGRFLIRLEEMRQSLRIVEQCLDRLQPGPVMVTDKKIAWPAQLALGPDGLGNSLDHIKKIMGTSMEALIHHFKLVTEGFRVPPGQAYAAVESPKGELGVHVVSDGGTRPYRVHYRDPSFTNLQAMAAMCEGGQIADVIVAVASIDPVMGGVDR
- the nuoE gene encoding NADH-quinone oxidoreductase subunit NuoE, which translates into the protein MPQLPAPDYPDDVRARLEADAREVIARYPDSRSALLPLLHLVQSEEGHVTRTGQRFCAEMLDLTTAEVTAVATFYSMYRRKPSGDYQVGVCTNTLCAVMGGDAIFESLQDHLGVGNGETTDDGLVTLEHIECNAACDFAPVVMVNWEFFDNQTVASAKRLVDDLRAGTQVEPTRGAPLCTFKDTARILAGFPDEREGAVEASGGAGPASLIGLRLAKGETGPARVVHPRGSGAPQDEPPHDPSPSEHLSSHDAPQDTSASDPSHPAGPTAEEGE